A genomic window from Camelina sativa cultivar DH55 chromosome 2, Cs, whole genome shotgun sequence includes:
- the LOC104749709 gene encoding uncharacterized protein LOC104749709 gives MGPFLRESRVAVLDTWFTHMISIDYVHYKKSKKKSTFQWNSLIKNYVRGSVYSRQCNLTWFSDVDTVYIPMNWGKRHWVALAIKLKEGVIEILDPLIANHDESKLPHLMKPLVEMLPIIINDLVNPKVTNCPLPESFKFDRLVDVYQNDRNRDCGPLNVKYIKLPAQGLGLDTLTEKMVDDIKMAYAVDVYQEFVVQL, from the coding sequence ATGGGCCCTTTTCTTCGAGAGTCAAGAGTGGCAGTCTTGGATACTTGGTTTACTCACATGATCAGCATTGACTACGTCCACTAcaagaagagtaagaagaaatCAACATTTCAATGGAACAGCCTCATCAAGAACTACGTCCGTGGATCTGTCTACAGCCGTCAGTGCAATCTCACTTGGTTCAGCGATGTAGACACAGTTTACATACCAATGAACTGGGGTAAGCGCCATTGGGTTGCATTGGCGATTAAATTAAAAGAAGGCGTTATCGAGATACTTGATCCTCTTATTGCAAACCACGACGAGTCTAAGTTGCCACATCTCATGAAACCGCTAGTTGAGATGTTACCTATCATAATCAATGACCTAGTCAACCCTAAAGTAACCAACTGTCCTCTACCTGAATCGTTCAAGTTTGATAGATTGGTGGACGTCTACCAAAACGACAGAAACAGAGATTGTGGTCCTCTGAATGTGAAATACATCAAACTCCCCGCCCAAGGATTGGGCCTTGATACCCTCACGGAGAAGATGGTGGACGATATTAAAATGGCTTACGCGGTTGATGTCTACCAAGAATTCGTTGTTCAGTTATAA